The Candidatus Pelagibacter sp. IMCC9063 genome has a window encoding:
- a CDS encoding NAD(P)/FAD-dependent oxidoreductase, translating into MIKTIIIGSGFCSAVLTKVLNPNNNFLIFDKSRGPGGRSSTRRVDDVGFFDHGLQYISPTTKEFDFFLNQYLKSSIKEWSGDFRCFEDGKTMDSKKYIGKSGNNCFVKDLVTTKVEYLKELVTIDRKNSKWILRFKDKEVQECERLILTIPLEQCQKVTNSLNLELNFEGSMEPNLTAMIAFNKPLKLSSCGIKFQNNSTLRWAGNESSKLRIGNNDNLELWTLQSSLEFAKKYCHTYRDQKEEVLNFMIQEFTTLLEIQNVEISHKDIHGWLYAFKNKDFSRKFYWNKDINLGICGDWMCGPKAEDAWRSATLLANQINNS; encoded by the coding sequence ATGATTAAGACGATAATTATTGGGTCTGGGTTTTGTTCCGCAGTACTAACTAAGGTATTAAATCCAAATAATAACTTTTTGATATTTGACAAAAGTAGAGGTCCAGGTGGAAGATCATCCACGAGAAGAGTTGATGATGTGGGGTTTTTTGATCATGGTCTTCAATACATCTCTCCAACAACAAAAGAATTTGATTTTTTTTTAAATCAGTATTTAAAATCTTCAATTAAGGAGTGGAGTGGGGACTTCCGTTGTTTTGAAGATGGCAAAACAATGGATAGCAAAAAGTACATTGGAAAATCAGGAAACAATTGTTTTGTAAAAGATTTGGTGACTACAAAAGTAGAATATTTAAAAGAATTAGTGACAATTGACAGAAAAAATAGCAAATGGATTTTGCGATTTAAAGATAAGGAAGTTCAAGAGTGTGAAAGGCTAATTCTAACTATACCTTTGGAGCAATGTCAAAAGGTCACGAACTCTCTGAACTTAGAGCTAAATTTTGAAGGTTCAATGGAGCCAAACCTTACTGCAATGATTGCATTTAATAAGCCTTTAAAGCTCTCATCTTGTGGAATAAAGTTTCAAAACAATTCTACCTTGAGGTGGGCTGGAAATGAGAGTTCCAAGCTAAGAATAGGAAACAATGATAATCTTGAGCTATGGACCCTGCAAAGTAGTTTAGAGTTTGCAAAAAAATATTGTCACACTTATAGAGATCAAAAAGAAGAGGTTTTAAATTTTATGATACAGGAATTTACTACTTTACTTGAGATTCAAAATGTAGAAATATCTCATAAAGATATACATGGTTGGCTTTATGCATTTAAAAACAAAGATTTTTCAAGAAAATTTTATTGGAACAAGGATATTAATCTAGGTATTTGCGGGGATTGGATGTGTGGGCCAAAAGCGGAAGACGCTTGGAGAAGTGCAACATTGTTAGCCAATCAAATTAACAACTCATAG
- a CDS encoding serine hydrolase domain-containing protein, giving the protein MYGGVTNSQNSPWNEKTIVNTFSASKGIYEACAAKLINEQLLDLEKPVSYYWPSFKHSSKSSILIKHIFSHQSGMYRFKTKLENKDLLDWKKIISILENQEPDHNAGEKTYYHAKTHGYLIGNLIRIVSGLGVGQFLRKNITKQENLNFYFGVDNSQIKNIADLSLQKSNQKNNKYDNEDFNAFNNPEQNIEFYNSQDWRKAEIPSMGGHGNSDAIASIYDYLANDFRSDQKNIISHNLLTKCLEETESRIDLSLNFPIRWTNLGFILRGGWMFGKHKESFGHNGWGGSLGFADPINGLGISYVTKEINPTMGMDQRALALVKKFYELLI; this is encoded by the coding sequence TTGTATGGCGGAGTAACTAATTCTCAAAATAGTCCATGGAATGAAAAGACAATTGTTAACACCTTTTCTGCGAGCAAGGGAATTTATGAGGCTTGTGCTGCAAAACTAATTAATGAACAATTGCTAGACTTGGAAAAACCAGTTTCTTATTATTGGCCCTCTTTTAAACACTCAAGCAAGTCCTCTATTTTAATTAAGCATATTTTTTCTCATCAATCTGGGATGTATCGTTTTAAAACAAAATTAGAAAATAAAGATTTATTAGACTGGAAAAAAATTATTTCTATTTTAGAAAACCAAGAACCAGACCATAATGCTGGGGAAAAAACATATTATCATGCAAAAACTCATGGTTATCTAATAGGAAATTTAATTAGAATTGTAAGCGGACTAGGTGTTGGTCAATTTTTAAGAAAAAATATTACAAAACAGGAGAATTTAAATTTTTATTTTGGTGTGGACAATTCTCAAATAAAAAATATTGCTGACCTTTCTTTACAAAAATCTAATCAAAAAAATAATAAATATGACAATGAAGATTTTAACGCCTTTAATAATCCAGAACAAAACATTGAATTTTATAATAGCCAAGATTGGAGAAAAGCTGAAATACCATCAATGGGCGGTCATGGCAATTCAGATGCTATTGCCTCTATTTATGATTATCTAGCTAATGATTTTAGAAGTGATCAAAAAAATATTATTAGCCATAATTTGTTAACTAAATGTTTAGAAGAGACAGAATCTAGAATAGATTTAAGTTTAAATTTTCCAATTAGGTGGACCAACCTAGGATTCATTTTGAGGGGTGGGTGGATGTTTGGAAAACACAAAGAATCCTTTGGACATAACGGTTGGGGTGGATCATTGGGGTTTGCAGATCCGATCAATGGGTTAGGCATATCTTACGTAACAAAAGAAATTAACCCTACCATGGGAATGGATCAAAGAGCTTTGGCCTTAGTTAAAAAATTCTATGAGTTGTTAATTTGA
- a CDS encoding 2-oxo acid dehydrogenase subunit E2, which produces MSNDILVPNIGDFNNVEIIEVLIKEGQEIEKGDTVITLESDKSSVEVPSNISGIVKVVHIKIGDKVSEGSLVASLEGTIESTKINLPDSENKKNIEDKDKVDELKNSIITQPTTNVIGGGTVSAQSVVFSNNGVGVSGASPKIMKFARELGISVNDISGSGRQGRVLEQDIKNYVGQNLNKNKIEENDTLSSKTEKVDSDALPYQHNEFGDVDVQTIPRIKKMSGPHLVRAWNTIPHVTQHDELDITEMESFRKGLVNLNTREKISITPLAFMMKALVNGMQRFTNFNSSLDQDKVVYKKYFHIGVAVDTPHGLMVPKIRDVNTKSLSDLSKEVRSVSKLCKELKIDKKEFFGGSMTISSLGGIGGSFFTPIINSPEVAIIGMGKSEIKPVFINGKFEPRMMMPISLSYDHRIIDGAEAAKFCQDLKISLGRNFAVNLAI; this is translated from the coding sequence ATGTCTAATGATATTTTAGTTCCTAATATTGGTGACTTTAATAATGTTGAAATTATTGAGGTTCTAATTAAAGAAGGTCAAGAAATAGAAAAAGGAGATACTGTTATTACGCTTGAAAGTGACAAGTCAAGTGTAGAGGTTCCTTCAAATATTTCTGGAATTGTCAAAGTCGTTCATATAAAAATTGGTGACAAGGTTTCTGAAGGAAGTTTAGTAGCTTCGCTAGAAGGTACTATAGAATCTACCAAAATAAATCTACCCGATTCCGAAAATAAAAAAAATATAGAAGATAAAGATAAAGTAGATGAGTTAAAAAATTCAATTATTACCCAGCCTACCACAAATGTGATTGGGGGGGGAACAGTTTCTGCCCAATCAGTTGTATTCTCTAATAATGGTGTAGGTGTTTCTGGAGCAAGTCCAAAAATTATGAAGTTTGCAAGAGAGCTGGGAATTTCTGTCAATGATATTTCTGGAAGTGGTAGACAAGGAAGAGTTCTAGAGCAGGATATTAAAAATTATGTTGGCCAAAATTTAAACAAAAACAAAATTGAAGAAAATGACACTTTGAGCTCAAAAACTGAAAAAGTAGATTCAGATGCTCTTCCATATCAACATAATGAATTTGGTGATGTTGATGTTCAAACGATTCCTAGAATTAAAAAAATGTCCGGTCCACACTTGGTTAGGGCCTGGAATACAATTCCACATGTAACTCAACACGACGAGCTAGATATTACAGAAATGGAAAGCTTTAGAAAAGGATTGGTAAATTTAAATACAAGAGAGAAAATTTCAATAACACCATTAGCTTTTATGATGAAAGCCTTGGTTAATGGTATGCAAAGATTTACAAACTTCAATAGCTCCCTAGACCAAGATAAAGTTGTTTATAAAAAATATTTTCATATTGGAGTTGCTGTTGATACTCCACATGGCTTGATGGTACCAAAAATTCGAGACGTGAACACAAAAAGCCTTTCCGACTTGAGTAAAGAAGTGAGGTCCGTAAGTAAACTTTGTAAAGAATTAAAGATTGATAAAAAGGAATTTTTTGGAGGTTCGATGACGATTTCTAGTCTAGGAGGTATCGGAGGAAGTTTTTTTACACCCATTATTAACTCTCCTGAAGTCGCAATAATAGGAATGGGAAAATCCGAGATAAAACCAGTATTTATTAATGGAAAATTCGAGCCAAGAATGATGATGCCAATTTCTTTATCTTACGATCACAGAATAATTGATGGTGCTGAAGCTGCAAAATTTTGTCAGGACTTAAAGATTAGTCTTGGAAGAAACTTTGCTGTGAATCTGGCTATCTAG
- the aceE gene encoding pyruvate dehydrogenase (acetyl-transferring), homodimeric type, translating to MSTEIRVPDIGDFKNVEIIEVLVKEGDQINKNDPIITLESDKSSVEVPSPFSGTISELKIKVGDKISQGDLVGFMGIEGEAESKSTLAEKVLPETERIIRDAEENLTQESSSGIVEIQVPDIGDFKEIEIIEVLVKQGNEIKKGDPIITLESDKSSMEVPSPISGIVKEIKIKVGDKVSKGSIIGTAESRDQVLKVEHNQKEKLIDPVSTKTTARAPRIEIKNQKIYTGIPNSKDIDPEETNEWIESLEGVVKRDGAERAHYLLTQLIDQAYIAGSTIPFTQKTPYVNTIPTELEAKSPGNQEIEKKIRSLVRWNAAAMVVRANKVSSELGGHIATFASAATLYDVGCNHFWRAKNENFLGDMIYYQGHAAPGMYARSFLEGRISEEQLIGFRQEAKGGGLSSYPHPWLMPNYWQFPTVSMGLGPITAIYQARFMKYLENRGLIPHQDRKVWCFIGDGETDEVETLGAIGLATREKLDNLIFVVNCNLQRLDGPVRGNGKIIQELEGTFRGAGWNVIKVIWGSYWDSLLKADKSGLLMKRMNECVDGEYQAFKAKGGAYVRENFFGKYPELTNLVSNMSDSDIWRLNRGGHDPNKVYAAYDSATKHKGQPSVILTKTIKGYGMGKSGESINTTHQQKKLGLDDMFYFRDRFDIPLTNKQVENLEFYKPDEKSEEIQYLKERRRSLGGSIPSRSSNATPVKIDKSVFESSYKSSGERQISTTMALVAILTKILRDKNTAARLVPIIPDEARTFGMEGFFQKVGIYASEGQKYEPVDSEQISSYREDKKGQVLEEGINEAGAMSSFIAAGTAYTNHDIEMLPLYIFYSMFGFQRVMDLIWAAGDSQARGFLIGATAGRTTLAGEGLQHQDGHSLIMASMIPNCVSYDPTYAYELAIIVEDGLKRMHEKQENIFYYITTMNENYIHPELPNHVKKEDVLQGMYLLKKFENQGKTKVQLMGSGTILNEVLQAAEILSNEYGVDSDVWSVTSFNELKKNGMEIERKNLLNPTEEKQKSFVEKCLDERSGPVIAATDYMRIHAEQISPYIKESYYAFGTDGYGRSDTRKKLRDFFEVNKEYIVANTLSILAKEQKIASKVAQDAFKKYNIDQTKPIPTKL from the coding sequence ATGAGTACTGAAATTAGAGTTCCTGACATTGGTGATTTTAAAAATGTAGAAATAATCGAAGTGTTGGTGAAAGAAGGCGATCAAATTAATAAAAATGATCCTATCATCACTCTTGAAAGTGATAAATCAAGTGTGGAAGTACCCTCACCCTTTTCTGGAACAATATCTGAGCTAAAAATCAAAGTTGGAGATAAAATTTCTCAAGGTGATTTAGTTGGCTTTATGGGTATTGAGGGTGAAGCTGAAAGCAAGTCTACACTCGCAGAGAAGGTCTTACCCGAAACAGAAAGAATTATTAGAGATGCTGAAGAAAATTTAACGCAAGAATCTTCATCTGGAATTGTTGAAATTCAAGTGCCGGACATTGGTGACTTTAAAGAGATTGAAATTATAGAAGTTCTTGTAAAACAGGGAAATGAAATTAAAAAAGGCGATCCTATCATTACACTAGAAAGTGACAAATCAAGCATGGAAGTTCCGTCTCCAATTTCTGGAATTGTTAAAGAAATAAAAATAAAAGTTGGAGATAAGGTTTCTAAAGGAAGTATAATAGGAACTGCAGAAAGCCGAGATCAAGTTTTAAAAGTAGAACATAATCAAAAAGAGAAATTGATTGATCCAGTCTCGACTAAAACTACAGCTAGAGCTCCAAGAATTGAAATTAAAAACCAAAAAATTTATACTGGAATACCCAACAGTAAAGATATTGATCCTGAAGAAACAAATGAATGGATTGAGTCTTTGGAAGGAGTGGTTAAAAGAGATGGGGCAGAACGAGCTCACTATTTATTAACCCAATTAATTGATCAGGCGTATATTGCTGGATCCACTATTCCATTTACTCAAAAAACACCTTACGTAAATACTATTCCCACAGAGCTAGAAGCAAAGTCTCCAGGAAACCAAGAAATTGAAAAAAAAATAAGATCTCTAGTTAGATGGAATGCTGCTGCAATGGTAGTAAGAGCAAACAAGGTCTCTTCTGAACTTGGTGGGCATATTGCAACTTTTGCTTCAGCTGCCACTTTGTATGATGTTGGATGCAATCATTTTTGGAGAGCTAAAAATGAAAATTTTTTAGGTGATATGATTTACTATCAAGGTCATGCTGCTCCTGGGATGTATGCAAGATCTTTTCTTGAAGGAAGAATTTCTGAAGAACAATTAATTGGCTTTAGACAAGAAGCTAAAGGTGGAGGCTTGTCTTCCTATCCACATCCTTGGTTAATGCCAAACTACTGGCAGTTTCCAACTGTCTCTATGGGTCTTGGTCCAATCACAGCCATCTATCAAGCAAGGTTTATGAAGTATTTAGAAAACAGAGGCCTGATTCCACATCAAGATAGAAAAGTCTGGTGTTTTATTGGAGATGGAGAAACGGATGAAGTGGAAACCTTAGGGGCAATTGGTTTAGCCACTAGAGAAAAATTAGATAATTTAATCTTTGTTGTTAATTGTAATTTGCAAAGATTAGATGGTCCTGTCCGTGGAAATGGAAAAATTATTCAGGAGCTAGAAGGTACTTTTAGAGGTGCAGGCTGGAATGTTATTAAAGTAATTTGGGGATCGTATTGGGATTCTTTGTTAAAAGCAGACAAATCAGGTCTTCTAATGAAAAGAATGAACGAGTGTGTTGATGGTGAATACCAGGCGTTTAAGGCAAAGGGTGGTGCCTATGTGAGAGAAAATTTTTTTGGTAAATACCCTGAATTAACGAATCTAGTTTCCAATATGTCAGATTCGGATATATGGCGTCTAAATCGTGGAGGACATGACCCAAACAAAGTATATGCAGCTTACGACTCTGCCACAAAACATAAAGGACAACCTTCTGTAATTTTAACAAAGACAATTAAAGGTTATGGGATGGGTAAATCTGGAGAGAGTATCAATACCACTCACCAACAAAAAAAATTAGGACTAGATGACATGTTCTACTTTAGAGATAGGTTTGATATTCCATTGACTAATAAGCAGGTTGAGAATTTAGAATTTTATAAACCTGATGAAAAATCAGAAGAAATTCAATATTTAAAAGAAAGAAGAAGATCTCTAGGTGGCTCTATACCTTCTAGATCTTCCAATGCTACTCCTGTTAAAATTGATAAATCTGTATTTGAGTCTTCTTACAAGTCGTCTGGAGAAAGACAAATTTCAACCACCATGGCTTTGGTCGCCATTCTTACTAAAATATTAAGAGATAAAAACACAGCTGCTAGATTAGTTCCCATTATACCTGATGAGGCAAGAACGTTTGGTATGGAAGGATTTTTTCAAAAAGTTGGAATTTATGCAAGTGAAGGTCAGAAATATGAACCTGTAGATTCTGAGCAAATAAGTTCTTATAGGGAAGATAAAAAAGGACAAGTTTTAGAAGAGGGTATTAATGAGGCCGGTGCAATGTCTTCTTTTATTGCAGCTGGTACAGCTTACACTAATCACGATATTGAAATGCTACCTTTGTATATTTTCTATTCTATGTTTGGATTTCAAAGGGTTATGGATCTCATTTGGGCTGCTGGAGATTCTCAAGCAAGAGGATTTTTAATAGGAGCAACTGCTGGAAGAACTACATTAGCAGGAGAAGGCTTGCAACACCAAGATGGACATAGTTTAATTATGGCATCCATGATTCCAAATTGTGTTTCTTATGACCCCACTTATGCTTATGAGCTTGCAATTATTGTTGAAGATGGCTTGAAGAGAATGCATGAAAAACAAGAAAACATTTTTTATTATATTACCACCATGAATGAAAACTATATTCATCCTGAATTACCAAATCATGTAAAAAAAGAGGATGTATTACAAGGAATGTACTTGTTAAAAAAATTCGAAAATCAGGGAAAAACTAAAGTTCAACTCATGGGTTCAGGTACTATTCTTAATGAAGTGTTGCAAGCAGCTGAAATTCTTAGCAATGAATATGGGGTCGATTCTGATGTATGGAGCGTAACTAGCTTCAATGAGTTGAAAAAAAATGGAATGGAAATTGAAAGAAAAAATCTACTTAACCCCACTGAAGAAAAGCAGAAATCTTTTGTAGAAAAATGTTTGGACGAAAGATCGGGTCCTGTCATTGCTGCAACAGATTATATGAGAATTCATGCAGAACAGATTAGTCCTTATATCAAAGAAAGTTACTATGCTTTTGGAACAGATGGATACGGCAGAAGTGATACTAGAAAAAAATTAAGAGATTTCTTTGAGGTTAATAAAGAATATATAGTTGCAAATACCTTGAGTATTTTAGCAAAAGAACAAAAAATAGCATCTAAAGTTGCACAAGACGCTTTCAAAAAATATAATATTGATCAAACAAAACCGATACCAACAAAATTATAA
- a CDS encoding NAD-dependent succinate-semialdehyde dehydrogenase, with protein MYQNFGQFIDGKWTPSSDEGVYEVVNPSNEEILGNASKATSKDVEQALHSAKKGLEIWKKTPAWERSAKIRKIADLIRDKKDIIANWIALEVGKPFAQGQGEAMGAADIFEWNAEETKRIYGQIVESRFADTRVQIKYEPVGVVAALTPWNFPTILAARKISTALAAGCSVICKPDMVTPGSVMQLVDIAREAGIPAGVVNLLSGDPASISSQLLSSDIVKKISITGSTRVGKIILKQAAEKVQRVTMELSGHAPFIVHDDANIQKATDMAIMAKYRNTGQVCISPSRFFIHESKKEEFTKLFVEKTLKLKIGSGLDKNTDLGPITTQKRLNEIEELVEHTKKEGAKILCGGKRPAEFNKGYFYEATVFDNVKDDFKIMTTEPFGPLSPILSFKDFDEVIERANNHDAGLAAYVATSSMEKAHKTSDALETGMVAINTPFVAFAETPFGGIKQSGYGREGGSEAIKDYLNIKYTHLGISG; from the coding sequence ATGTATCAAAATTTTGGACAATTTATAGATGGCAAATGGACACCTTCTTCGGATGAGGGCGTTTATGAAGTGGTAAACCCTTCGAATGAAGAAATTTTAGGTAATGCCTCAAAAGCCACAAGCAAAGATGTCGAGCAAGCCCTGCATTCTGCAAAAAAAGGATTGGAGATATGGAAAAAGACTCCTGCTTGGGAGCGTTCTGCAAAAATAAGAAAAATTGCCGATTTAATTAGAGACAAGAAAGATATTATTGCCAATTGGATCGCATTAGAAGTGGGGAAGCCTTTTGCCCAAGGACAGGGCGAAGCGATGGGAGCAGCAGATATTTTTGAATGGAATGCGGAAGAAACAAAAAGAATTTACGGGCAAATTGTAGAAAGTAGGTTTGCAGATACTAGAGTTCAAATTAAATATGAACCTGTAGGAGTAGTTGCTGCTTTAACACCATGGAATTTTCCAACTATTTTAGCTGCGAGAAAAATATCTACAGCTTTGGCTGCTGGATGTTCAGTTATTTGCAAGCCTGATATGGTTACCCCAGGCTCTGTCATGCAACTAGTTGATATAGCAAGAGAAGCAGGAATTCCTGCTGGTGTAGTAAATTTGTTGTCAGGAGATCCTGCTTCTATTTCTTCTCAGCTTCTATCATCAGATATTGTAAAAAAAATATCGATCACAGGATCTACAAGAGTGGGAAAAATAATTTTAAAACAAGCTGCAGAAAAAGTACAAAGAGTTACGATGGAACTTAGTGGTCACGCACCTTTTATTGTTCATGATGATGCCAATATACAAAAAGCAACTGATATGGCCATCATGGCAAAATACCGAAATACTGGACAGGTTTGTATTTCTCCTAGTAGATTTTTTATTCACGAAAGTAAAAAAGAAGAATTTACAAAATTATTTGTAGAAAAAACATTAAAACTAAAAATAGGAAGTGGACTAGATAAGAATACCGACCTAGGTCCAATCACTACCCAAAAAAGATTAAACGAAATTGAGGAGCTAGTAGAGCATACTAAAAAAGAAGGGGCTAAAATTTTGTGTGGAGGGAAACGACCTGCAGAATTTAACAAAGGTTATTTTTATGAAGCTACAGTTTTTGATAATGTAAAAGATGATTTTAAAATTATGACCACTGAACCTTTTGGCCCCCTGTCTCCAATTCTTTCTTTTAAAGATTTTGATGAAGTAATTGAAAGGGCTAATAATCATGACGCAGGCTTAGCCGCTTATGTAGCTACTAGCTCTATGGAGAAAGCACACAAAACTTCAGATGCCCTGGAAACAGGAATGGTTGCAATCAACACTCCATTTGTTGCTTTTGCAGAAACTCCATTCGGAGGAATTAAGCAAAGTGGCTACGGCAGAGAAGGTGGTTCGGAAGCAATTAAGGATTATCTTAACATCAAGTATACACACCTAGGTATTTCAGGCTAA
- a CDS encoding NAD(P)-dependent oxidoreductase, with product MPDPKINVAFIGTGLMGLPMVKNLSKGGYKIKAFNRTLSKMDELKNNNNIIICSSLNEAITDATVIITSLPDDDSVEKIINEIINKDLLNQESIFIDTSSTEYASAKKFYNILKEKKINFLDAPISGGPEGAKSASLAIMVGGDNEIFDRVKDILKTMGNPTLVGPAGSGQVAKLCNQIIVGVTIGAVAEAIILCEKVGANPENFIKAVAGGFADSKILQNHGSRMIEKDFAPRGKSITHLKDMNNILKCAEDVSVNLPISKLIQSMYQSIVDRGLGNDDHCALYKEILEKNKK from the coding sequence ATGCCAGATCCAAAAATCAATGTAGCGTTTATCGGTACAGGATTGATGGGCTTGCCTATGGTTAAAAACCTTTCTAAAGGCGGCTATAAGATTAAGGCTTTTAATAGGACTCTATCTAAAATGGATGAGCTAAAGAATAACAATAATATTATTATCTGTAGTTCTTTAAATGAGGCAATAACAGATGCTACTGTAATTATAACATCATTACCGGACGATGATTCTGTTGAAAAAATAATTAACGAAATTATTAACAAAGACCTACTGAATCAGGAAAGTATATTTATAGACACAAGTTCTACAGAGTACGCGAGTGCAAAAAAATTTTATAATATTTTAAAAGAAAAAAAAATAAACTTTCTAGATGCCCCTATTTCAGGAGGACCTGAGGGAGCCAAATCAGCTAGCTTAGCAATTATGGTTGGAGGTGATAACGAAATATTTGATAGAGTAAAAGATATTTTAAAAACTATGGGCAATCCTACATTAGTTGGACCAGCAGGAAGTGGGCAGGTAGCAAAACTATGTAACCAAATTATTGTCGGAGTAACTATAGGAGCTGTTGCAGAAGCTATTATTCTTTGTGAAAAAGTTGGAGCCAATCCAGAAAATTTTATTAAAGCAGTAGCGGGAGGATTTGCAGATAGTAAAATATTGCAAAATCATGGTTCAAGAATGATAGAAAAAGATTTTGCGCCAAGAGGAAAGTCTATTACTCATTTAAAGGATATGAATAATATTTTAAAGTGCGCAGAAGATGTAAGTGTGAATCTTCCTATCTCCAAACTTATTCAAAGTATGTATCAAAGCATAGTAGATCGAGGGCTAGGCAACGATGATCATTGTGCTCTTTATAAAGAAATCCTAGAAAAGAATAAAAAATAG
- a CDS encoding cold-shock protein has product MSIKGKVKWFNGSKGYGFIERDDKEKDVFVHMSAVKDSGVDYLDEGDVLSFDIEDGQKGPSAVNLKKE; this is encoded by the coding sequence ATGAGCATAAAAGGAAAAGTAAAATGGTTCAATGGCTCAAAAGGTTATGGATTTATTGAAAGAGATGACAAAGAAAAAGACGTTTTTGTTCACATGTCAGCAGTAAAAGATTCTGGCGTTGATTATTTAGATGAAGGAGATGTTCTTTCTTTTGATATCGAAGATGGGCAAAAGGGTCCATCTGCTGTAAACTTAAAAAAAGAATAG
- the dcd gene encoding dCTP deaminase: MSVLSDKWIKKMSLEKEMIAPFVENQNRGDNISFGLSSYGYDARVSNEFKIFTNVHSTVVDPKNFSQESFVTKKEDVCIIPPNSFVLASTVEYFKIPRDVLVICLGKSTYARCGIIVNVTPLEPEWEGHVTLEFSNTTPLPAKIYANEGACQFIFLKGDQSPEVSYADRKGKYMKQLGVTLPKV; this comes from the coding sequence ATGAGCGTACTGTCGGATAAATGGATTAAAAAAATGTCTCTTGAAAAAGAGATGATAGCCCCATTTGTAGAAAATCAAAATAGAGGGGACAATATTTCTTTTGGACTTTCTTCTTATGGTTATGATGCTAGAGTTTCTAATGAATTTAAAATTTTTACCAATGTGCACTCTACGGTAGTAGATCCCAAAAATTTTTCTCAAGAAAGCTTTGTTACTAAAAAAGAAGATGTTTGTATCATCCCTCCTAACTCTTTTGTTTTGGCGAGTACTGTAGAGTATTTTAAAATACCAAGAGATGTCCTTGTCATTTGTCTTGGCAAAAGTACATATGCAAGATGTGGAATTATTGTCAATGTCACTCCTCTTGAGCCAGAGTGGGAAGGTCACGTTACATTAGAATTCTCTAATACAACGCCTTTACCAGCTAAAATTTATGCAAATGAAGGTGCTTGTCAGTTTATCTTTTTAAAAGGAGATCAATCCCCAGAAGTTTCATACGCCGATAGGAAAGGCAAGTACATGAAGCAACTAGGAGTTACCCTTCCAAAAGTTTAA